In the Flavisolibacter tropicus genome, one interval contains:
- a CDS encoding sensor histidine kinase: protein MIELAKVTLQNEMDLILAHKRSMKLAELVGLSLSAQTTFATAVSEVSRSAIENGKNSCLILSVSKPIRNEKYIVAAIKDTQAALAKNEGFEYAKRLVNKFLVSSTDNESTIELYFLIPASHKIGYKQIEEWKELFVEEPPVSPYEEIKRKNEQLQLLAAKLQESENQYRTLTNALPLIIFSIDEQGKILYANEGLSQFTGQSIEDLNQTQWRSVIHPVDYDPFAVLMNDKIMSGATNIKLQCRLKNNETGEYLWHMVSISPLTNDKGAVLYWIGFMVDINAQKVFEQTLKDNKELKEVKSKLEENIQELNRSNRELQQFAYVASHDLQEPIRKVIYYSDYLLVKYEKNLDKKGSEYLRHMISASHRMRNLIKDLLSFSQVDQKQYRFETLDLSKVAQEALQDLELVIKEKLATINISELPPIEADHLLMRQLFENLISNALKYNKEGEPPVIEISHENDGKTLTLFFNDQGIGFNEKYLDRMFNLFQRLHGRDEYSGTGLGLAICRKITEVHNGRITAKSQESKGATFIVQLPIKQTGAV from the coding sequence ATGATTGAACTGGCAAAGGTCACATTGCAAAACGAAATGGACCTCATTCTGGCCCACAAGCGTTCCATGAAGCTGGCTGAGTTGGTAGGGCTAAGCCTTTCTGCGCAAACCACATTTGCAACAGCGGTTTCGGAAGTATCCAGAAGCGCAATTGAGAATGGTAAAAACAGTTGTCTGATTCTAAGTGTCTCCAAGCCCATTCGAAATGAGAAATATATAGTTGCCGCTATAAAAGACACGCAGGCCGCTCTTGCAAAAAACGAAGGCTTTGAATATGCTAAAAGACTGGTCAATAAGTTTTTAGTTTCCAGTACTGATAATGAATCAACCATTGAGTTGTATTTCTTAATACCCGCTTCGCATAAGATTGGATACAAACAGATTGAGGAGTGGAAAGAGTTGTTTGTTGAAGAACCTCCTGTATCTCCTTACGAAGAAATAAAGCGGAAGAATGAGCAATTGCAACTGTTGGCAGCCAAGCTACAGGAAAGTGAAAATCAATACCGCACATTGACCAATGCGCTGCCGCTGATCATTTTTTCTATTGATGAACAAGGTAAAATCTTATATGCCAACGAAGGACTTTCCCAATTTACCGGTCAATCGATAGAAGATCTAAATCAAACCCAATGGCGTAGTGTCATTCATCCAGTGGATTATGATCCGTTTGCGGTTTTGATGAATGATAAGATCATGTCTGGCGCCACAAATATCAAGCTGCAATGCCGGCTAAAAAATAATGAGACGGGCGAGTATCTCTGGCACATGGTATCTATATCGCCATTGACAAATGACAAAGGGGCTGTATTGTATTGGATTGGATTTATGGTGGATATCAATGCACAAAAAGTATTTGAGCAGACACTAAAAGACAATAAAGAATTAAAAGAAGTAAAATCCAAGTTAGAGGAAAATATCCAGGAACTAAATCGCAGCAACCGGGAACTGCAACAGTTTGCTTATGTGGCTTCACATGATCTACAGGAGCCGATTCGAAAAGTTATTTACTATAGCGATTACTTGTTGGTTAAATATGAAAAGAACCTGGATAAGAAAGGAAGCGAGTATTTGCGCCATATGATCAGTGCGTCGCACCGAATGCGTAACCTTATAAAAGATCTATTATCTTTTTCACAGGTTGACCAGAAGCAATACCGTTTTGAAACGTTGGATTTGAGTAAGGTGGCGCAAGAAGCGTTACAAGATCTGGAACTGGTGATCAAAGAAAAGCTGGCCACGATAAATATCAGTGAACTGCCCCCGATTGAAGCCGATCATTTATTGATGCGACAGCTATTTGAAAACCTTATTTCCAACGCGTTGAAGTATAATAAAGAAGGCGAACCACCCGTTATAGAGATTTCTCATGAAAACGATGGTAAGACCCTTACCCTGTTTTTTAATGACCAGGGAATTGGTTTTAATGAGAAATATTTGGATAGAATGTTTAACTTGTTTCAGCGCCTTCATGGAAGAGATGAATACAGTGGTACCGGGCTAGGCTTGGCAATATGTCGTAAAATTACGGAAGTACATAATGGTCGAATTACGGCTAAAAGCCAGGAATCGAAAGGAGCCACATTTATTGTTCAATTACCCATAAAGCAAACAGGGGCCGTTTAA
- a CDS encoding ATP-binding protein codes for MDNEQLLFTVADRSYFALLKKDIHALAIKMGFNSERAGKVDIVVAELVSNLVKHANGGHLLVKQIKDNLGGEGIELVSMDNGGGIHDLKRMLQDGISTTNTLGHGLGSIQRLSDKCEIYTQKDWGTVILSRLYKDAVINPIKPASKVEISTVVIPKPGEEVCGDGVYYKLTKDKLKLFVGDGLGHGPNAAKAINDASHVFKNSVEDSPVDVIREIHQSVRKTRGLVASVAIFNFKEKVWRICGVGNIAVKVQSFLNSKNYVSHNGIIGHNIPNTMKDQLVPYEPNQTLLFCSDGIKTRWELYKYPGILKNDLSVLTAALYKDHTRNTDDASVVAVKINL; via the coding sequence ATGGATAATGAGCAGCTTCTCTTTACGGTGGCCGATCGAAGTTATTTTGCTTTATTGAAGAAAGATATCCATGCACTTGCTATTAAAATGGGATTCAATAGCGAGCGAGCCGGTAAGGTAGATATTGTAGTGGCCGAACTGGTTTCAAACCTTGTAAAACATGCCAATGGTGGGCATTTGCTAGTGAAGCAGATCAAGGATAATCTAGGGGGCGAAGGAATTGAGCTGGTGAGTATGGACAATGGTGGGGGCATTCATGATCTGAAACGCATGCTGCAGGATGGCATATCAACCACAAATACATTAGGTCATGGCTTAGGATCTATTCAACGGTTATCCGATAAATGCGAAATATATACCCAGAAGGACTGGGGAACTGTTATTCTTTCCCGTCTATATAAAGATGCGGTAATTAATCCAATAAAGCCGGCAAGTAAAGTTGAGATTAGTACAGTTGTAATTCCAAAGCCAGGAGAAGAAGTATGTGGTGACGGTGTATACTATAAGCTGACAAAGGATAAACTAAAGCTGTTTGTAGGAGATGGGCTGGGGCATGGCCCTAATGCTGCAAAAGCTATCAATGATGCCAGCCATGTGTTTAAAAATAGCGTAGAAGACAGTCCAGTTGATGTTATCCGTGAAATACATCAATCGGTGCGTAAAACGCGAGGCCTTGTGGCTTCAGTGGCCATTTTTAATTTTAAAGAAAAAGTGTGGCGAATCTGCGGCGTAGGTAATATAGCTGTTAAGGTCCAAAGCTTTTTAAACTCCAAAAACTATGTATCTCATAATGGGATAATTGGTCACAATATCCCTAATACCATGAAAGACCAGTTGGTCCCATACGAACCCAATCAAACACTGCTTTTCTGCAGTGATGGCATTAAAACCCGGTGGGAGCTCTATAAATATCCAGGTATCCTTAAAAATGATTTATCTGTTTTAACAGCAGCTCTATATAAGGATCATACAAGAAATACGGATGATGCTTCTGTAGTGGCGGTAAAAATTAATTTATAA
- a CDS encoding anti-sigma regulatory factor produces the protein MLIVLNKDRMPIEKEQDVVPFRNRVKEYAVKIGMGLVNQTKLITAASELVRNMLKYADGGLTIIEVVSKGRENGIRLTFQDKGPGIADIKLAMKDGFSTGKSLGLGLPGTKRLVSEFDIQSTVGTGTTVTIIKWKNG, from the coding sequence ATGCTGATAGTACTGAATAAGGACCGAATGCCCATTGAAAAGGAGCAGGATGTAGTTCCTTTTCGCAACCGGGTAAAGGAATATGCCGTAAAGATCGGTATGGGGCTCGTTAATCAAACAAAGCTGATTACAGCTGCCAGCGAACTGGTACGAAACATGCTAAAATATGCCGATGGCGGTCTCACGATAATAGAAGTGGTCAGTAAGGGCAGGGAAAATGGCATACGACTTACATTTCAAGATAAAGGGCCAGGTATAGCAGACATAAAGCTGGCAATGAAAGATGGCTTCTCCACAGGTAAAAGCCTGGGGTTAGGATTGCCCGGCACCAAGCGACTGGTAAGTGAATTTGATATTCAAAGCACCGTGGGAACAGGAACTACCGTCACTATAATTAAGTGGAAAAATGGATAA
- a CDS encoding STAS domain-containing protein — protein MDRIPILRMGNFLLVTIQVDLYDRLALNLETDLVQMVSKTGARGVLIDISALSIVDSFMGRIIGNIGSMSKIMDAETVVVGMQPAVAITLIELGLELKGVHTALNVEKGMELLVKRIGADEPVNEEDDADSTE, from the coding sequence ATGGATAGAATTCCTATTCTGAGGATGGGTAATTTTCTGTTGGTTACCATCCAGGTAGATCTTTACGACAGGCTGGCACTCAACCTGGAAACTGACCTGGTGCAAATGGTGAGTAAAACAGGTGCACGTGGTGTATTAATCGATATTTCTGCCTTGTCAATTGTTGACTCCTTTATGGGAAGGATCATTGGCAATATTGGAAGTATGTCAAAGATTATGGACGCAGAAACTGTTGTAGTAGGTATGCAACCAGCGGTGGCTATTACTCTTATAGAGTTAGGTCTGGAGTTAAAAGGTGTACATACCGCATTAAATGTTGAAAAAGGCATGGAGCTTCTAGTTAAGAGAATTGGGGCAGATGAACCAGTAAACGAAGAAGACGATGCTGATAGTACTGAATAA
- a CDS encoding STAS domain-containing protein gives MKSDVSKLLQKRKTSILETWMKNQLSDEGLRDDLMSNEDLRLQSEELLTSLLDNLSEQNINNGQSDDFEPVVEILSGISIIRARQGYSPRETGVFVFSLRDALIQALHDTKLEPLELYETTVKLNRLFDSFGVTTFETFIKGREEVILRQTDEISEISTPVIRVWDGIVALPIIGTLDSARTQIVMENLLQEIVDTSSSIAILDISGVPAVDSLVAQHLLKTVSATRLMGAECIISGIRPEIAQTVVHLGIDLSNIVTKASLAHALKHAFSLLQLEVKKKNIQKEKASV, from the coding sequence ATGAAATCGGATGTATCTAAGCTCCTGCAAAAAAGGAAAACTTCCATTCTGGAAACTTGGATGAAAAACCAACTCAGTGATGAAGGTCTCCGCGATGACCTTATGAGTAATGAAGACCTCAGACTACAGTCGGAAGAACTCCTCACTAGTTTACTAGATAATTTAAGCGAACAAAACATTAATAATGGTCAGTCGGACGACTTTGAACCGGTAGTTGAAATTCTCTCTGGTATTTCAATTATCCGGGCTCGTCAAGGCTACTCGCCTCGTGAAACGGGTGTATTTGTTTTCAGTTTGCGCGATGCGCTGATCCAGGCATTGCATGACACTAAGTTGGAACCATTGGAGCTTTATGAAACCACGGTTAAGCTAAACCGGTTGTTTGATAGTTTTGGCGTTACTACTTTTGAAACCTTTATTAAGGGTAGAGAAGAGGTGATCCTGCGCCAGACCGATGAGATCTCAGAAATATCTACTCCTGTCATTCGTGTATGGGATGGTATTGTGGCCCTTCCTATAATTGGGACTTTGGATAGTGCCCGTACACAGATTGTAATGGAAAATCTGTTACAGGAAATTGTAGACACCAGCAGTAGTATTGCCATTTTGGATATTTCGGGCGTACCGGCTGTTGATTCACTGGTAGCGCAACACCTGTTGAAAACAGTAAGTGCTACACGCCTGATGGGCGCAGAGTGTATCATCAGTGGTATTCGTCCAGAGATTGCACAAACGGTTGTACACTTAGGTATAGATCTTTCTAACATCGTTACCAAAGCCAGTTTGGCACATGCGTTAAAGCATGCGTTTAGCTTGTTGCAACTGGAAGTAAAGAAGAAAAACATTCAAAAAGAAAAAGCCAGCGTATAA
- a CDS encoding PAS domain S-box protein: MNQKVRLDGEHDLKVVPFNGTAAACEQTNAFDPLEVLNSVPDAFLVLNESYEVLYANVKARTLFQVPTALQAPQRLIDFLPVERIDQVLTYIDKGFGGQSSCYEIDYSQLGIDCWLQVIYMPVYNQAGEVVNVTMTIKDITERKRTELFKEQMQAYQNRRFLGRELFEQFMENAPFVAWVTDEKGIMHYMNPIYRTSYGFSASDTGKSIYELFPSQLAVDYHINNLQVINKGEAIEATENAKTADGITQRMKIYKFPIHFNGVVMVGGWAIDITEQQKMQEALTLSVERYHYANEATSDAIYDWDVVSGKIYSGEGFNVLFGYAEKSVSIRFRLSIIHPDDLEGYKRVVFNALRGNTTNHWQLEYRIRDVQGKYHHVMDKAFIINSEKRAIRVIGALQDVTEQKELQVKLLQQERKSRRDVIRSIIETQEKERRQLSVELHDNINQMLASCKLMLEVAQDNQEAAPALTKKSYEGLQTVITEIRKLSHRLNPSAIEDIGLDEAVREMVEKINLSKKVIIAYSCERQEQEAQLQGKDKVAIYRILQEQLSNILKHAQAEYVQIQLRFDLPKVYITIQDDGVGFNPHLAKKGLGLRSIQNRIEYYFGGLDIESAPGKGCLLMAWINVDI, encoded by the coding sequence ATGAATCAAAAAGTGCGACTTGATGGTGAACATGATCTGAAAGTTGTTCCTTTTAATGGAACTGCTGCAGCATGTGAACAAACGAATGCCTTTGATCCATTGGAGGTATTAAACAGTGTACCAGATGCCTTTCTTGTCTTGAACGAATCCTATGAAGTGCTTTATGCCAATGTAAAGGCGCGTACACTTTTTCAAGTACCTACTGCTTTGCAAGCTCCTCAACGTCTAATTGATTTTTTACCGGTTGAACGAATTGATCAAGTGCTGACCTATATAGATAAGGGGTTTGGTGGGCAGAGTAGTTGTTATGAAATTGATTACAGTCAGCTTGGTATTGATTGTTGGTTGCAGGTTATTTACATGCCGGTATACAACCAGGCAGGTGAGGTTGTAAATGTAACGATGACCATCAAGGACATCACAGAGCGCAAACGAACAGAGTTGTTTAAAGAGCAGATGCAAGCCTATCAAAACAGGCGTTTCCTGGGGCGAGAGCTTTTTGAGCAGTTTATGGAGAACGCCCCTTTTGTGGCATGGGTAACGGATGAAAAAGGGATCATGCATTACATGAACCCGATTTACCGAACGTCGTATGGTTTCTCTGCCAGCGATACAGGGAAGTCAATCTATGAACTATTCCCTTCACAGTTAGCTGTGGATTATCATATAAACAATCTGCAGGTAATAAATAAAGGAGAGGCTATTGAAGCCACTGAGAATGCAAAAACGGCTGATGGTATCACCCAGCGGATGAAGATCTATAAGTTCCCCATTCACTTTAATGGAGTAGTAATGGTGGGTGGCTGGGCTATTGATATTACCGAACAGCAAAAGATGCAGGAAGCGCTCACCCTGAGCGTAGAGCGTTATCATTATGCCAATGAGGCTACTTCCGATGCCATTTATGATTGGGATGTGGTTAGTGGGAAAATATATAGTGGTGAAGGTTTTAATGTCTTGTTTGGTTATGCTGAGAAATCGGTGTCGATACGGTTTAGATTGTCTATTATACACCCGGATGATTTGGAAGGCTATAAGCGTGTTGTGTTTAACGCATTGCGTGGCAATACAACAAACCACTGGCAGTTGGAATACCGTATCAGGGATGTGCAGGGTAAGTATCATCATGTAATGGACAAGGCCTTCATTATAAATAGTGAAAAGAGGGCCATACGCGTTATTGGAGCCTTGCAGGATGTGACAGAGCAAAAGGAGCTGCAAGTGAAATTGTTGCAGCAAGAGCGTAAAAGCCGGCGTGATGTGATCCGCTCCATTATTGAAACCCAGGAAAAGGAGCGTCGTCAATTATCTGTAGAACTGCATGACAACATCAACCAAATGCTGGCATCTTGCAAATTGATGTTGGAGGTAGCGCAGGATAACCAGGAAGCAGCGCCTGCTCTGACAAAGAAAAGCTATGAAGGCTTGCAAACCGTCATTACAGAAATACGCAAACTCAGTCATCGCTTAAACCCGTCGGCTATTGAAGATATTGGCTTGGATGAAGCGGTGCGCGAAATGGTAGAAAAGATCAATTTATCCAAGAAGGTTATCATTGCCTATTCCTGCGAAAGGCAAGAGCAGGAAGCGCAATTGCAGGGCAAGGATAAAGTGGCCATTTACCGTATCCTTCAAGAACAATTGAGTAATATTCTCAAGCATGCGCAGGCCGAATATGTACAAATTCAACTGCGGTTTGATTTGCCTAAAGTATATATAACCATTCAAGACGATGGTGTTGGCTTCAATCCACACTTAGCAAAAAAAGGGTTGGGTTTGCGAAGCATACAGAATCGTATAGAGTACTACTTTGGTGGGCTCGATATTGAATCAGCCCCTGGTAAGGGTTGTCTGTTAATGGCGTGGATCAATGTCGACATCTGA
- a CDS encoding beta strand repeat-containing protein, whose protein sequence is MNRFLLRRLNVVLLALWTVLGFNSLQAQTSAASTTAGTVGTANNPGSSGSWASVTNVQTENNVYATALITGSNKSSNYLDATNWGFQSTNAAAANYIPSNATINGIQVSIKRRKTLTGNVRDSKVILLKSSGEVGVSRASTVSWPTTSAFAAYGNEIDLWGASFTAADLTNSGFGVRIAARNKGKKDAQAEIDYIKITVFFNQTIYYSKNTGNLETLATWGTVSDGTGTAPLNFTRDGQLFILTNRATATLTGNLTISGLNSGFVIGNGAVATPTTLTIPSNYVLTASVNLKDNSSLTITNTTAPVLTSIGANTTVTYNASADQTIADAAYYNLSLSGSGKKLFTTNSAVATTIDNILSITGGVTADNRGNNVIVGGSIANSGYASGTGSYTYSITDANGTLSGNGIYDNLEVDASSSSNSTYSVTLSNSTTVKSTLYLNSGSISNSTNLTMNAGSFIKVEDGTLANALSSTGYDVTYLPSSNTTITAGGELAGTVKNLDVQVGSGATLTLNRNVSMTGNLAISSGTLDVSNSNYNLTVGGNLTNNGTLNLRSNTVTLNGNGVQTIDGSSAQTFNSLTVNNATGGSVQLNKPVTVNNTLTLTNGIVTTSSTNTLTTAANATISGGNSASYINGPLKMTVNSINSTKTFPVGKNGAYRPLSLSIEQNATTSTVYTAEAIAGAPTTRTYTTGIQNVSSVRYYTIGSSNAATLSSATINLSYNTDDQVLNPSVLRVAKSNGTQWANLGGSGSAANNGTISSTSFTSLGDFVLANINSIVLPLTWLGFDATKKVNAIELNWQTAQEVNTAAFVIEKSADGVSWSRIGTLASKNIAGTNTYTFTDAFPAAVNYYRIKQVDIDGQFAYSKTIRIVYSTTSTDIVVYPTIIRNGTINCVIKDQEVLKSGQISVAVYDLSGKLVYANKMKPLPLITFTCSNLAAGQYTVLIGNENNYQQAKVLVQ, encoded by the coding sequence ATGAATAGATTTTTACTCAGAAGACTAAACGTTGTTCTACTAGCTCTGTGGACTGTGTTGGGTTTTAATTCTTTACAGGCGCAAACTTCTGCCGCCAGTACTACGGCTGGAACGGTAGGTACCGCTAACAATCCCGGTAGTTCGGGAAGCTGGGCTTCGGTTACCAATGTGCAAACAGAAAACAATGTTTATGCTACTGCTTTAATTACCGGCTCCAATAAGTCCTCGAATTACCTGGATGCAACTAACTGGGGGTTCCAGTCGACAAATGCAGCGGCTGCTAATTATATTCCTTCAAATGCTACTATTAACGGGATACAAGTGTCGATCAAGCGTAGAAAAACACTTACTGGTAATGTCCGTGATTCTAAGGTGATCTTATTAAAAAGTTCGGGAGAAGTAGGTGTTAGTCGTGCTTCTACTGTGTCTTGGCCTACCACCAGCGCTTTTGCTGCTTATGGAAATGAAATTGATTTGTGGGGAGCGTCTTTCACGGCTGCAGATTTGACTAACAGCGGCTTTGGGGTGCGTATTGCTGCACGTAATAAGGGAAAGAAGGATGCACAGGCGGAAATTGATTATATAAAAATAACCGTATTCTTTAACCAGACTATTTATTATTCAAAAAACACTGGTAACCTGGAAACGCTTGCTACCTGGGGTACGGTTAGCGATGGCACAGGTACGGCACCGCTCAACTTCACTAGGGATGGGCAATTGTTCATTCTTACCAATCGGGCGACAGCTACGCTAACTGGCAATCTGACCATAAGTGGGCTGAATTCTGGGTTTGTTATTGGAAATGGTGCTGTTGCTACCCCCACCACACTTACCATACCTTCGAACTATGTTTTAACGGCAAGCGTAAACCTGAAGGACAACTCTTCTCTAACCATTACGAATACGACAGCTCCTGTCTTAACATCTATTGGTGCTAATACTACTGTAACGTATAATGCATCGGCCGACCAAACGATTGCTGATGCTGCTTATTATAATCTATCGCTCAGTGGTAGTGGTAAAAAGCTATTTACTACCAATTCAGCTGTTGCAACAACTATTGATAATATCTTATCAATTACTGGTGGTGTAACGGCCGATAACCGGGGAAATAATGTTATAGTAGGAGGAAGTATTGCCAATAGTGGCTATGCCAGCGGTACGGGTTCATATACCTACTCAATTACAGATGCTAATGGTACCTTATCGGGTAATGGAATCTATGATAACCTGGAAGTTGATGCAAGTTCATCTAGCAACTCTACCTACAGTGTTACACTATCTAATTCAACAACAGTAAAAAGTACACTGTATTTAAATAGCGGTTCCATTTCAAATAGTACCAACCTGACCATGAATGCAGGTAGCTTTATAAAAGTAGAAGATGGAACATTAGCCAATGCCCTTTCCAGTACCGGGTATGATGTAACTTACCTTCCTTCCAGCAATACAACTATTACTGCGGGTGGTGAACTAGCGGGTACGGTCAAAAACCTTGATGTGCAAGTAGGCAGTGGCGCTACATTGACCCTGAATAGAAATGTGTCTATGACCGGTAATCTTGCTATTAGCAGCGGTACACTGGATGTAAGCAATAGCAACTACAACCTAACTGTGGGTGGCAATTTGACCAATAACGGTACACTGAACCTGCGTAGCAATACTGTAACACTTAATGGAAACGGAGTACAGACCATTGATGGTAGTAGTGCGCAAACTTTTAATAGTTTGACTGTAAACAATGCAACGGGTGGTAGTGTACAGTTGAATAAACCTGTGACCGTCAACAATACTTTGACACTGACCAACGGGATTGTAACAACATCTTCTACCAATACCCTTACAACAGCTGCTAACGCTACTATAAGTGGTGGTAACAGTGCCAGCTATATCAACGGTCCATTAAAAATGACGGTAAATAGCATCAATTCTACCAAAACATTTCCTGTTGGAAAGAACGGTGCTTATCGTCCACTTAGTTTATCTATTGAGCAAAATGCTACTACCTCAACGGTGTATACAGCTGAAGCGATAGCAGGCGCGCCAACCACACGCACTTATACTACAGGTATTCAAAATGTATCTTCTGTACGCTATTATACAATTGGTTCTAGTAATGCGGCCACTTTGAGTAGCGCTACTATTAACTTAAGCTATAATACAGATGATCAAGTGTTGAATCCATCTGTGCTACGTGTAGCTAAAAGCAATGGTACACAGTGGGCTAACCTTGGCGGAAGTGGTTCTGCAGCCAATAACGGTACGATCTCTTCAACCTCTTTTACTTCATTAGGTGATTTTGTGCTGGCCAATATCAATAGTATTGTCCTGCCTTTAACCTGGTTAGGCTTTGATGCAACTAAGAAAGTAAATGCTATTGAATTGAACTGGCAAACGGCTCAAGAGGTGAATACCGCAGCGTTTGTCATAGAAAAAAGTGCAGATGGCGTTAGCTGGAGTCGTATTGGTACACTGGCCAGTAAGAATATTGCCGGAACGAATACTTATACATTCACTGATGCTTTCCCTGCTGCTGTTAACTATTATCGCATTAAGCAAGTAGATATTGATGGACAGTTTGCCTATTCAAAAACCATCCGCATTGTGTACTCTACCACTTCAACTGATATAGTGGTTTATCCAACCATTATCAGAAATGGCACCATCAATTGTGTAATAAAAGACCAAGAGGTATTAAAGAGTGGTCAGATCTCGGTAGCAGTATATGATCTGTCGGGTAAGTTGGTGTATGCTAATAAAATGAAGCCATTGCCATTAATAACCTTTACCTGCAGCAATTTAGCAGCAGGTCAGTATACCGTATTAATAGGAAATGAAAATAATTATCAGCAAGCAAAAGTGCTGGTACAGTAG
- a CDS encoding multiheme c-type cytochrome yields the protein MRKHKKAFLLLSIFCISAFLLTQCFNNQITSTDPRGLGFAGSSTCRQCHQTIYDAYVKSFHYNTTQPATKQSLAGKLDTDNNHFAYNDSTSVLIQNRDSGLYQAAFVNDKEAAAHRMDIQFGLKHAYTFLYWKANQTFEHPLSFYSSINNWATSPGFSPVQVNFNRFIGANCFECHSSFIDKKLNASTAGIEEVLDKNTLLFGIDCERCHGPAINHVNYHNAYPEAKEAKYLTSFTTLSRQQKLDVCAMCHSGNKKMQDRSTFQFRPGDTLSNFFITLPEYDNKTSFDVHGNQYQLLSQSKCFMNAKTLDCSTCHNPHTNTTNNVKANSSACINCHKEVTHETLKLTTAVLQDNCIDCHMPLQPSNAITFQRPGDTLRSAYMLRTHKIAIYGSNKN from the coding sequence ATGAGAAAACATAAAAAAGCCTTCCTGCTACTTTCCATTTTTTGTATATCTGCCTTTCTTCTAACACAATGTTTCAATAACCAAATTACCAGTACCGATCCCAGGGGACTTGGCTTTGCCGGGTCATCTACCTGCCGCCAATGTCATCAAACCATCTATGATGCCTATGTCAAATCTTTCCACTATAATACTACCCAACCGGCTACAAAACAAAGCCTGGCGGGCAAATTGGATACCGACAACAACCACTTTGCGTATAATGATAGCACAAGTGTCCTGATCCAGAATCGGGATAGCGGCTTGTACCAGGCGGCTTTTGTAAACGACAAGGAAGCAGCAGCGCACCGGATGGATATCCAATTTGGCCTGAAACACGCCTACACCTTCCTTTACTGGAAGGCCAATCAAACCTTTGAACACCCACTCTCCTTTTATTCCAGCATCAACAACTGGGCTACCAGTCCGGGATTTTCACCAGTACAGGTAAACTTCAATCGATTTATTGGCGCCAATTGTTTTGAATGCCATAGTTCATTTATAGATAAAAAACTGAACGCCTCAACAGCCGGCATTGAAGAAGTATTGGATAAAAACACCCTGCTTTTTGGTATAGACTGCGAACGCTGTCATGGCCCGGCCATTAACCATGTTAACTACCACAATGCCTATCCTGAGGCAAAAGAAGCAAAGTATCTAACAAGTTTTACAACACTCAGCCGGCAGCAAAAGCTCGACGTCTGTGCCATGTGCCATTCGGGAAACAAGAAAATGCAGGATCGGTCCACCTTCCAGTTCCGACCCGGAGATACCTTATCGAACTTTTTTATCACGCTACCGGAGTATGATAATAAGACATCCTTTGATGTTCATGGCAACCAATACCAGCTGCTGTCGCAGAGCAAGTGTTTTATGAATGCAAAGACGCTTGATTGTTCTACCTGTCATAACCCACACACCAATACTACGAATAACGTAAAAGCCAATTCATCAGCCTGCATCAATTGCCATAAAGAGGTTACACACGAAACATTGAAATTGACTACAGCAGTCTTGCAAGACAACTGCATCGACTGCCATATGCCCTTACAACCCTCTAACGCTATTACATTCCAGCGTCCCGGAGACACCTTACGTTCAGCGTATATGTTACGCACACACAAGATTGCTATTTATGGAAGCAACAAAAACTAA
- a CDS encoding outer membrane beta-barrel protein, producing MMQAQSTAQGYIKSFYSVDAGIKMSFLKNNAAAVTFRVNDIFRTRINEQYSANEYFTQTYSRINNPQLFRLTFSYRFGKLDQSLFKRKNMQSETGSDMMN from the coding sequence ATGATGCAGGCACAAAGCACTGCACAGGGTTATATCAAATCCTTTTATAGTGTGGATGCAGGTATCAAGATGTCGTTCTTGAAGAACAATGCAGCGGCAGTAACCTTTAGAGTGAATGATATTTTCAGAACAAGGATCAATGAGCAGTACTCAGCCAATGAATACTTTACGCAGACGTACAGTCGGATCAACAATCCGCAGCTATTTCGCTTAACGTTTTCGTATCGGTTTGGTAAGCTGGATCAATCGCTCTTTAAGCGTAAGAATATGCAAAGTGAAACTGGATCAGATATGATGAATTAA